From Candidatus Omnitrophota bacterium, a single genomic window includes:
- a CDS encoding protein-L-isoaspartate(D-aspartate) O-methyltransferase, translated as MEYEALRKRMVADQLIPRGISDKRVLDAFLKVERQKFLPVALRNSAYDDHPIPIGENQTISQPFIVALMTQTLNLTGNERILEIGTGSGYQAAILGELAKEVFSIERIESLSKTAEQTLRELNYTNIKFKIGDGTLGWKEESPFDCIIITAASPRVPLPLTEQLKKDGGKLILPLGESFSQMLTLVERQEDGLNYTSICPCVFVPLIGKHGYKA; from the coding sequence ATGGAATACGAAGCTTTAAGAAAACGCATGGTCGCTGACCAGCTTATTCCAAGAGGCATAAGCGATAAACGGGTTTTAGATGCTTTTTTAAAAGTAGAACGGCAAAAATTTCTGCCTGTTGCATTAAGAAATTCCGCCTATGACGACCATCCAATTCCTATAGGAGAAAATCAAACCATATCCCAGCCATTCATCGTTGCTCTCATGACACAAACATTAAACCTGACTGGAAATGAAAGAATTTTAGAGATTGGGACCGGTTCCGGTTATCAGGCGGCAATTTTGGGGGAATTAGCTAAAGAGGTTTTTTCAATTGAAAGGATTGAATCCCTCTCTAAAACGGCAGAGCAAACTTTACGCGAATTAAATTACACGAATATTAAGTTTAAAATCGGCGATGGAACCCTTGGATGGAAAGAAGAATCGCCATTTGACTGTATTATTATAACGGCGGCAAGCCCAAGAGTTCCGCTTCCCTTAACTGAACAACTAAAAAAAGATGGCGGAAAGCTGATACTACCCCTTGGTGAAAGTTTCAGCCAAATGTTAACTCTCGTTGAAAGACAAGAAGACGGGCTTAACTACACCAGTATCTGCCCTTGTGTTTTTGTCCCGTTAATCGGCAAACATGGATATAAAGCTTAA
- a CDS encoding glycosyltransferase family 2 protein codes for MKVCVIIPTFNESKTVPALVKKILAQNLSVVIVDDGSTDNTARIAQNSGARVIRNEKNLGKGASLIRGFKYALENNFEEVITMDGDGQHLPEDIPFFLRLAKFSDGDIFIGNRMSKTQKMPFIRILTNKFMSWIISCISGQEIPDTQCGFRLIKIGVLKRVALKTSKYETESEILIKAARMGFKVTSVPIKSIYSGQKSQINPLVDTIRFIKLILNEIWNTKL; via the coding sequence ATGAAAGTTTGCGTAATTATCCCTACTTTTAACGAATCAAAGACGGTTCCCGCGCTTGTTAAAAAAATCCTTGCCCAAAACCTAAGCGTTGTCATAGTTGATGACGGCTCAACTGATAATACTGCAAGGATAGCGCAAAATTCCGGAGCTAGAGTCATTAGAAATGAAAAGAATTTAGGGAAAGGAGCTTCATTAATTCGCGGCTTTAAATATGCGCTGGAAAATAACTTTGAAGAAGTAATCACAATGGACGGTGATGGGCAGCACCTGCCCGAAGACATTCCTTTTTTCTTGCGCCTTGCGAAATTCTCTGACGGCGATATTTTTATAGGAAACCGGATGTCAAAAACGCAAAAGATGCCGTTTATAAGGATTCTGACAAACAAATTTATGTCATGGATCATATCCTGCATCTCAGGACAAGAGATTCCTGACACTCAATGCGGTTTTCGCCTGATTAAAATTGGCGTCTTGAAACGAGTTGCTTTAAAAACTTCCAAATATGAAACCGAATCAGAGATTCTCATTAAGGCTGCCCGGATGGGATTTAAAGTCACGTCCGTTCCCATTAAGAGTATTTACAGCGGACAAAAAAGCCAAATTAATCCTCTTGTAGATACTATTCGGTTTATAAAACTTATCCTTAACGAAATATGGAATACGAAGCTTTAA
- a CDS encoding lysophospholipid acyltransferase family protein, which translates to MFNYTLYRIGQFVALTLPLKFSYWVASLAADTKYLFSRTDRINVGNNLRAIFPEKKESEIRYLRRRVFRNFAKYLVDFFRFEKIDEEYIKKNVKIENLHYFTEELKKEKGIVVLTAHIGNWELGGVVVALSGFPFYAVALPHKTKKVNDFFNSQRQSKKINVIPFGKAVRACLNTLKENKLVALVGDRDFAEKGVILDFFGKPTYFPEGPAAFALKTGASIVPGFMVRNPNDTFTLRIEKPIEYKATQDKTKDILEIISRYKIIFENYIKEYPEQWYVFRPFWAINHEGR; encoded by the coding sequence ATGTTTAATTACACACTCTACAGAATCGGACAATTCGTCGCTTTAACACTTCCTCTTAAATTCAGTTATTGGGTTGCATCATTGGCTGCGGATACAAAATATTTGTTTTCACGAACCGACAGGATAAATGTAGGGAATAATTTAAGGGCTATTTTTCCTGAAAAAAAAGAAAGTGAAATCCGCTATTTGCGAAGGAGAGTTTTTAGGAACTTTGCCAAATACCTTGTAGATTTTTTCCGATTTGAAAAAATTGACGAAGAATATATTAAAAAGAATGTTAAAATTGAGAATTTACATTACTTTACAGAAGAACTTAAAAAAGAAAAGGGAATAGTTGTCTTAACTGCGCACATTGGCAATTGGGAATTAGGAGGAGTGGTGGTTGCACTTTCGGGATTTCCATTTTATGCTGTTGCGCTTCCCCATAAAACAAAAAAGGTAAACGATTTTTTTAATTCACAAAGGCAAAGCAAGAAAATCAATGTAATCCCTTTTGGGAAAGCAGTCAGAGCCTGCCTAAATACTTTAAAAGAAAATAAATTAGTCGCCCTTGTCGGGGACAGGGATTTTGCAGAAAAAGGAGTTATCTTGGATTTTTTTGGCAAACCGACTTATTTTCCTGAAGGCCCCGCTGCATTTGCTTTAAAAACCGGAGCAAGTATTGTCCCGGGATTTATGGTCAGAAACCCTAACGATACATTTACGCTAAGAATTGAAAAACCGATTGAGTATAAAGCCACCCAAGATAAAACTAAAGATATCTTAGAAATAATCTCAAGATATAAAATTATTTTTGAAAACTACATAAAAGAATACCCGGAACAATGGTATGTTTTCCGCCCATTCTGGGCTATTAACCACGAAGGCCGATGA